A region of Plantactinospora sp. BC1 DNA encodes the following proteins:
- a CDS encoding hemolysin family protein, with protein sequence MNLLVTLGLLLGNAFFVGSEFALIASRRTVLEPLAAGSKRARWALSAMNQIPLMIAGAQLGITICSLGLGAIAEPALAHLLEEPMHAVGLPDRAVHPVAFVIALGVVVFLHTVIGEMVPKNITLAGPEPSALWLGPAMLAFCVATKPLLLAMKWASARILRLWRIEAADAVKTVFTAEELAGLVSQARTEGLLGSEEHARITGALALNRRTAADALRPWATVTTVAEDVSPASLEVLATRTGRSRFPVVQRATRRVLGFVHVKDVLGYSGAARRAPVPTELLRPLAVVPPERSLADLLLSMRRERRHMVLVSDGRVPMGVVTLDDVLTAVVGAATDPTGTAQQPAPAAGQV encoded by the coding sequence ATGAACCTGCTGGTCACCCTCGGGCTGCTGCTCGGCAACGCCTTCTTCGTGGGCAGCGAGTTCGCGTTGATCGCGTCCCGGCGTACCGTGCTCGAACCGCTGGCGGCCGGGTCGAAGCGGGCCCGGTGGGCGCTGTCGGCGATGAACCAGATCCCGCTGATGATCGCGGGCGCCCAGCTCGGCATCACCATCTGCTCGCTCGGCCTCGGCGCCATCGCCGAGCCGGCCCTGGCGCACCTGCTGGAGGAGCCGATGCACGCCGTCGGGCTGCCGGACCGCGCGGTGCACCCGGTTGCCTTCGTGATCGCGCTCGGCGTGGTGGTCTTCCTGCACACCGTGATCGGTGAGATGGTGCCGAAGAACATCACCCTGGCCGGGCCGGAGCCCTCCGCGCTCTGGCTCGGGCCGGCGATGCTGGCGTTCTGCGTGGCGACCAAGCCGCTGCTGCTGGCGATGAAGTGGGCGTCGGCCCGGATCCTGCGGCTGTGGCGGATCGAGGCCGCCGACGCGGTGAAGACGGTCTTCACCGCCGAGGAGTTGGCCGGGCTGGTCTCGCAGGCGCGTACCGAGGGCTTGCTCGGCTCCGAGGAGCACGCCCGGATCACCGGCGCGCTGGCGCTGAACCGGCGTACCGCCGCCGACGCGCTGCGACCCTGGGCCACGGTCACCACGGTGGCCGAGGACGTCTCTCCGGCCTCCCTGGAGGTGCTGGCGACCCGTACCGGCCGGTCCCGGTTCCCGGTGGTGCAGCGGGCCACCCGCCGGGTGCTGGGCTTCGTGCACGTCAAGGACGTCCTCGGGTACTCCGGTGCGGCCCGCCGGGCGCCGGTGCCGACGGAGCTGCTCCGGCCGCTGGCCGTGGTGCCGCCGGAGCGCAGCCTCGCCGACCTGCTGCTGTCGATGCGCCGGGAGCGCCGGCACATGGTGCTGGTCAGCGACGGGCGGGTGCCGATGGGGGTGGTCACCCTGGACGACGTGCTCACCGCCGTCGTCGGGGCGGCCACCGACCCCACCGGCACCGCGCAGCAGCCGGCGCCGGCCGCCGGTCAGGTCTAG